GTCACCGGCCGCCCCGGAGCCGCACAGCCCCCTGGGCAGCTTCGCTCCCACGCTGTCACCCCGGAGCGAGGTCAGTGCCGGGGGCATCCGGGCCCCGCCGTGGGGGCGCCGGGCAGTGGGGTCCTGGGCTGGATACGGGCTACGGGGGCCAGGCCTCTCTCACGGACATTTGGGGCCCGTTGCCGCACGACCCGCGGCCGGAAGCGGGTTCCCGAAGCAGATCCGCTGCTGCCCCTGCTCGGTCACACACGGCAGTCAGtcaggaggggaggaggacagggcgcgggcgcgggcggctGCCGAGCGCTCACCTCAGTgcggaggccccgggttcaaggccccggccccacctgcagcggggagcttcacgaggggtgaagtagtctgtctcccctctcgatttctgcctctagccaataaataaattagaagagggagaaagaagtatTTTGACCGTGATGGTATCTTGTCTGCCCGTGACACTGTCAATGTGAAAGCTGTGCAGAtgggtggggccgggtggtggtgcagccagtagAGCACCCATGCTACACTGCACAAGGTctcgggttcaagcctcgggGCCCACtcgcagggggaagattcacaagagatggaacagtactgcaggtgtctctccccctcctctttgttttatctttatttactgaacaaAGACaggcagaagtcaagagggaagggggagctagggagagagacagagagacacccacagccctgcttcaccactcgcaaagctttccccctgcaggtggagagcggggctcgaacccgggtccttgcatagtgtaacgtgtgtgctcaaccaggtgcaccgccgcctGGTCCCTCTCCTTCCgcatttccttcttccctctcaagtgCAATCtcgattcaataaataaataactgtcaATGATGGTTAATCGGTTTATCGTGACGATCACTTTGCAGCGTCTATGATTAATGCCGAGTGATGTCTGACACCCGGACCCCACATGCTGCTGCACTGGGATACAGCAGCAGAAATCtctagaagtagagagaaagggctttcatttttatttatttatactgatTCAtcgcatagagacagaaagaaatggagaggttagaggaagacagggagagaaggagaggcacccgcagcactgtttaaccactcaAGTAACTCTCCCCTgtgagtggggactgggggcttgaacctgggtccttgggcatggtgacatgtgtgctcaactaggtgtgccaccacctgccctgcaACGAGGCATTTTATAGGAAGCGCAGTCTCACCGGAACAGTGAGGCTGGTTTAGTAGCTTAACTGGTAAGACTTACATGTCTCAGATCCTTGCATGTAACAGAATGGTGCTCTgcttcctctgtctgtctgtcgacCTGTCTGACATAGAGCTCACTTTCCATATTGGccgtaataaaaacaaaatgaaagaagttaaaccagagcacttttcagctctggcttggcgGTGGtcactgggattgaacctggggccttggggtctcaagcatgagagtctgttgagCCTTTTGCAACATGACCTGCGAGTCCACGTGTGCTGTGTGTCAGAGCAGGAGAATGCCAGCTTTGCTTACCGAAAAGCAAAGAGTCGGCAGGACACAGGGCACAAGTGCAGAGCCAGAGACCTAAATAAGACAATGAAGCACTTTTgagcaagtgaaaaaaaaattaagagatatCACAAAGAaatctaccataaaccagaggtgagcagtgctctagtaaaacaagaaaaagctgggAATCCACACACTCCTTTCTCTCAGCACCTTAGATGCAAACACACTAAGTACACacataccccccacacacacactcacgtacACACACTCTGATCTGGCAGCACACGCAAGGGTTATACATGATGACCGGATGGCAAAGTGGAAGGTTGATTTACTATGTGAATGTCAGTTGACAGACTATCATAAATATGATGACAGACACCCCTGTGACCACACAGTGGGGACCTCAGTAAACGCAGTGAGAAACCACCCACAACAGTGGCTAGCGTGCGGGTCCCGGGCAAGGCACAGGAGAGGGCGCTCACCACCTGCTAGCAGACACGGCGGGTTGACCAGGTGATGCAGATGCGTCTTCCGCAAGCGCTTTCCCAGGACAGAAAATGGGATTCAAAGCCAAAGCCCACAAGGTGGGGCAGTGGTAGACTTCTGAGTCAATCTCAGCCACCGCCtatgccagtgtgtgtgtgtgtgtgtgtgtgtgtgtgtgtgtgtgtgtgtgtgactcaggcCTGGGGCGTGTGCCTGGCAAAGCAGGAGCCCTCACAGGAAAGCCACTGGACTAGCCTTGGCAAAAACTGTAATTCCAACACCAAAAATAAAAGGCATAAAAAGAAAGACTTGGCTCACTTGAACctggacaaaaaaaaaccttttgctCTACAAAAGATCCCACTGAAAGATGACAAAGGGAGGTTGGCACAATGGATTAAGTGTTGTTCTCTCCAACATGACccaagtttggtccctggcagcacatgtgccagagtgatgtctggttctctctctcctcctatctatctcatagatacatacatacatacatacatacataaaggctctgaggtcccaggttcaatccccagcaccaccatcagccagagctgagcaggactctggttttACTTTTTggcgctctctttctctttctcactcattaaaataaaataaaagtctctgTTTTTAAATGATAAAAGGATGCGCATCAGGCAGAACAAACAGCTGAGCTTGCAGAGCGGCCGCTTTGGCACATGTCTGGCTGGGCATCGACCTGCCTGTCGGTGCCCGGGAGGACCCCTGGTACCATCTGTAGAAGTCAGCCCGGAGCAGTGGAGCCCCAGTGACGCCCGTGAAGAAAGGAAAGCTGGCACTATGTCACTAAGGGACCAGAGACTGAACACTGTTCACTCTGAAAGGCTGAAGCCCCAACTCTGACGGCCCCGTGTGCTGACCCAGAGACAGAACGGCAGCAACTGTTACCCCGGCGGGGCTGCAAGATGGCACCAGGACTCAGGAAGCCGGATTCTTAGCAAACCAGAGTACTCGGCCACAGCTCAGCTCCGGGTTCGAGTCTAAATGACACCAGACTAACATCCAGCAAGCTGGGACGCGGCACAGTGGAAACTGCAACGGGCCCTCAAACACGAGGTCCAGGCCGCGATCCCCTGCAGTGCACGCCCCAGAGcgacgctctggttctctcagcTAAACAAAACCGCACCAAAAGGCCGTGCGGGGGCCGGACGGTGGTGCGCCTGGCCAAGCACACACTACCaacgacctgggtttgagccttcaggctgggaagcttcatgagtagtgaagcgggtactgcagatgtctctgtctctctaccaccaccaccccatctctctgtcctataaaataagaaacaaagaaaatagcGGCCGCCAAAGTAGTGGATTTgccgtgcaggcaccgagccccagtgataaccctgatagcaacagaacacatttaaaaaatatatatttattcatttgttgcccttgttgtcttattgttgttgtcggatagggcagagagaaatggagaggggagaggggaggggaagacagagagggggagagaaagacagacacctgcagacctgcttcaccgcctgggaagcgactcccctgcaggtggggagccgggggctcgaactgggatccttacgccggtccctgagctttgtgcctcgtgcgcttaacccgctgtgctaccgcccgactcccaggatactttttttaaagctatttacaATGTAATGTCCAGATTGAAGAGACAGCTCAGCCTGCTAGAGCTTAGTCGTTACATGCCTGAGTCCTCAAAGCCATAAGTtcaatctctatctctttctctctttatatttatatattaatatgaaagagagaaagagggagaggatcagaacattactctggtacatgtgactgcagggactgaactcaggacctcacgcctgAGAGTCAAACACTTTACCCACTCAGCTACCTGCTAGGCCAGCATGGGTTCAGTCTCCAGCGCCTCCTCAGCCCGAGCTGAGCAGAGTCCTCCTAAACTGATccatctgtcattctctctcacaGCAAATATTTgaacctttctaataaataagtaaataaataaataaaaaggcgtATTTATACAAAGTCACCGGAGAGGCAAGCACCGCAGCCGAAGTCACAGCCGCCAAAGCCCGGGCACAGCACGCACGTCCTGGAGCAGGTGAGCGGCCAGCAGGCCGTGGCACGTGGTGGCACAGGGCGCCCGCGGTGGCGGCTGGACTTGCCGACAGCGCCAAAGTGCAAAGCAGCCGAAGGGCGACCACCAGCCGGGTGGGCGAAGAAACAAGGAGAGCTTATCCGAATAACGGACTGGTCCTCAAGACACAAGTGAACAGAGTGCAGGTGCGTGCGACAAGACGGATCGTCTCAGGACAGCAAGGCCAGCCCCCACTCCTCGGGAGGCCAACAGCCCATTAGTGTGCCATTACTGTGGAGTGTGGGGAAGGCCGGCACGGGGCACAGGAACCCAACTTCATCACCTCGACTATGGGGATGAGAGAGCCCAATACACTCTGGTGTTTTTATcatctcttatctttttttttttttttttttgcctccaggattactgctggggctcggtgcctgcactacgaatccacttatcctggaggccattctcccccatttttgttgccctcgttgttcaCCGTTGTTGTACTAtctgtattttttattggatagacagccagagactaagaggggagaaggtgatagagagggagagagacacacacctgcagccctgcttcaccactcacaaagctttccccctgcagatggggaccggaggcttgaacctgggtccttgtgcaccgtgagGTGtggcctccacctggcccctagccCAATACATTCTTACAAATGTGCAGCTCACTTCACAGAGCAAGCGTCAGTAAAGATATGAACGAAATGTCGTCCACCACAACTCTATTTGCCACCTCTGTGGGAAGCCGTATCCGCGGTTCTGGTCACGGCACCCCTTGCCCCCACTTCTGGAGGGTGAGCCTACCTCTCCCTCAGCAAAGCCGGAGTGCAGTGCAGTCCACGTCCACGTCCACGTGCACCCGGCCTCTcggcagccctgggggccctgcctGTGCCGTGCCAGCACTAAGGTTACCAGGGCGGAGGGCACACACCGCTGGAGTGGCGGAGTGGAAGGCGTCTCCAGATGTTACCACTTCTGCCCAGCACCTGCGGACGCCCCAGCTCAGGCAGCCAGCGACTGCAGAGCCCCAGCAGAGGCGCCCCCGGCGGGTGGCATGGCCGCGCTCACGATGCCTCGTGCCCTGGACCCGCCGGTGCACGACGGGGCTGCAACTGTGGCCGAAGGACCTGCGCGCTGGCCGCACCGTGTACGGCGTCTCCCCGGCGCGGCACTGCGGGTCTTTGCGGCCGTGGCCTCTGCTGCGGGAGGACTTGCCGCACGGACCGGCTTCTGCCTTGCGGCCCAACCGTCCGTCCCGTCCCGCCtcgcctggggggtggggggggcttctGTTTCTGCTTCTCCGGCCCAGCCGGCCGTTGAGGACCCGGACCCGGAGCGCAGCCGAGAAGCGTCAGTTCTCGCCGGTCGTCCCGGTGCCGCCCAGGCCTGCGGGGCTCTGCTTCTGGAAGCGGCCGGCAGGCCCGATCTCTCCTCCCGGGAAGCCGAGGGTCTCCCGCCCAGGTGCGCCGGCGGCCCCGCAGTCCCGTGAAAGGCTCTCCCTCCACGTGGCTGGACGGCGGGCCtccgagagggagagggaggcgtCCTGCCTGCCCCACGCCAGCTCCCTGGAAGAAAGACACCGGTGAAGCCCACGTGGGTATCTGAGGAGCAGCCGGGGAGAGACTGCCGCGAACATGAGGACTGTGTGTTGGAGACTGTGCCAAGGGAGGTGGGGAGACGCCATGCCGCGTCTGCACAAATACTTCTACTTCTCAGGCACCACACGTCCCAGCTGAGTCCCCAACACCGCCAtcggccacagctgagcagtgcaagACCGCCTCGCCCTCcctcccttacacacacacacacacacacacacacacacactctttgcaAGAAGAGCTTCACACTCCTCTTTGCTTTCATGAAGTGcccccgctacaggtggggagcgaaggctagaacccaggtccttgtgcataacactatgtgcacttgaccaggtgtgccactgccggccCCCAAaattatttaagatattttatttatattcatgatgattttatttataaattcatggtgaagagagagagagagagagagaaagaaaaaaccagacttcactctggtccgtgtgctgccggggattgaactcgggacct
The DNA window shown above is from Erinaceus europaeus chromosome 2, mEriEur2.1, whole genome shotgun sequence and carries:
- the LOC132532628 gene encoding collagen alpha-1(I) chain-like, which translates into the protein MPREEPESPEAAPITSGVASVTSFSGARAVRLGAAARGTRDPEHPDRVWAEGGRVSRAAVGPAGGAAAAPAPHEPGPARGARSGCSGLCGLPGHVRGLVPGGVELLEETQRLLSRYVMPDSFALVASLGSWRGAGRTPPSPSRRPAVQPRGGRAFHGTAGPPAHLGGRPSASREERSGLPAASRSRAPQAWAAPGRPARTDASRLRSGSGSSTAGWAGEAETEAPPTPQARRDGTDGWAARQKPVRAASPPAAEATAAKTRSAAPGRRRTRCGQRAGPSATVAAPSCTGGSRARGIVSAAMPPAGGASAGALQSLAA